A stretch of the uncultured Trichococcus sp. genome encodes the following:
- a CDS encoding alpha-glucosidase codes for MGNVREWWHELIVYQVYPMSFQDSNGDGVGDIRGVISRLDYIQNLGVNMIWLNPIFQSPKVDNGYDISDFLEIDPIFGTMAEIEELILEAHKRGIKVIFDFVMNHTSDQHPWFQEALKGKDNPYRDHYIWADGKNGGKDLPNNWESFFTGTVWEKEPSGDQYYFHLFAKEMPDLNWANPEVRRAMVDIAFFWLDKGVDGFRLDAFIHLQKEEGFPDVEGLDEGEIGLAESYYANLPKINEYMKFFTSTLRERYPDTFIVGEAASATVELARSYTDPVVGGCDTVITFRYFTMDEKSKDPRLSPNMQKTKLIYGAFKKNLQEWQKVMADVGGPTLYWNNHDMARVVSRIGDDSKHRDNSAKMLAALMYLQKGIPFILNGEELGMKNLYLNDIKDFKSPEAQTFYKNALALGYSEEAVLYNLRESSKDASRGAMQWDQSAFAGFSTVTPWSGVNVEPDYNVAAEEADPDSILHFYRKVLDLKQTDLFVGGDCHLWDTHDDFYVYERVMDKEVGLVICNVTDQPKEFVLHPLEPHGYRQILLQNEGNWVEGETLYLAPYGAAVFQTVYNS; via the coding sequence ATGGGCAATGTGCGTGAGTGGTGGCATGAATTGATTGTGTATCAAGTGTACCCGATGAGTTTCCAGGATTCCAACGGGGATGGTGTCGGGGATATCCGCGGCGTCATCAGCCGGTTGGATTATATTCAAAATTTGGGCGTCAATATGATTTGGCTCAATCCGATTTTCCAATCGCCGAAAGTCGACAACGGCTATGACATTTCCGATTTTCTGGAGATCGATCCGATTTTCGGGACGATGGCTGAAATTGAAGAGCTGATCCTGGAGGCGCACAAACGCGGCATCAAAGTCATCTTCGATTTTGTGATGAACCATACTTCGGACCAGCATCCTTGGTTCCAGGAAGCGTTGAAAGGGAAAGACAATCCTTACCGCGATCATTATATCTGGGCGGACGGCAAAAACGGCGGAAAAGATCTGCCGAACAATTGGGAATCTTTTTTTACCGGCACTGTCTGGGAAAAGGAACCGTCCGGCGATCAATATTACTTCCATCTGTTTGCGAAGGAAATGCCCGATCTGAATTGGGCCAATCCGGAAGTGCGGCGCGCGATGGTCGACATCGCCTTTTTCTGGCTCGATAAAGGTGTCGACGGTTTCCGTCTGGATGCATTCATCCATCTGCAAAAGGAAGAAGGTTTTCCGGATGTGGAAGGGCTGGATGAAGGTGAAATCGGGTTGGCTGAAAGCTATTACGCAAATCTGCCGAAAATCAACGAGTACATGAAATTCTTCACCTCGACTCTGCGGGAACGCTATCCGGATACCTTCATCGTAGGGGAGGCAGCCTCGGCCACCGTCGAGCTGGCGCGTTCCTATACGGATCCGGTTGTCGGAGGTTGCGATACGGTCATCACTTTCCGTTATTTCACGATGGATGAAAAATCGAAAGACCCGCGCCTTTCCCCAAATATGCAGAAGACGAAACTGATTTATGGCGCCTTCAAGAAAAATCTGCAGGAGTGGCAGAAAGTCATGGCGGATGTAGGCGGTCCGACGCTCTATTGGAACAATCATGATATGGCTCGGGTCGTTTCCCGGATCGGGGACGACAGCAAGCACCGCGATAACAGCGCGAAAATGCTGGCGGCTCTGATGTATCTTCAGAAGGGCATCCCCTTCATCCTGAACGGGGAAGAACTTGGGATGAAGAACCTATACCTGAACGACATCAAAGATTTCAAATCGCCGGAAGCGCAGACGTTCTATAAAAATGCGCTGGCGTTGGGGTACAGCGAAGAGGCGGTTCTCTACAATCTGCGGGAAAGTTCCAAGGATGCCAGCCGGGGCGCGATGCAATGGGATCAGTCGGCATTTGCGGGTTTTTCGACGGTTACCCCGTGGAGTGGCGTCAATGTCGAACCGGATTATAACGTAGCGGCGGAAGAAGCCGATCCCGACAGTATCCTGCATTTTTACCGGAAAGTATTGGATCTGAAGCAGACGGATCTGTTCGTCGGTGGGGACTGTCATCTCTGGGATACGCACGATGACTTCTATGTCTATGAACGGGTTATGGACAAAGAGGTCGGTCTGGTCATCTGCAACGTCACGGACCAGCCAAAGGAATTCGTGCTTCATCCGTTGGAGCCCCATGGTTACCGCCAAATTCTGCTGCAGAATGAAGGGAACTGGGTGGAAGGGGAAACGCTGTATCTGGCGCCTTACGGGGCAGCTGTTTTCCAGACCGTTTACAATAGCTAA
- a CDS encoding aromatic acid exporter family protein encodes MKLGARTFKTGLAVALSMIVAQYFRFEGGGVIAGIAAIYSTQPSLGRSYTNLKSRIMANTIGGLVAVFVVMTLGYNIYLLGISVMLLIAILNALKLEDVIGLSIVTLIVIMVGTDDNLKLSATYRVLETFIGVIIAFLVNTFVAPPRYDERLYHTVDYATTEFLIWIRAGLRKNTEYSIMNNDLKWARTQLKKMDNLYQYLTESGLFNKKNKYQNKKMLVVYRKMIQTTRSAFHVLEVLHDYENVFYQFPVEMRVMIRERLETLMSGHEQIMLKFSGRVRANQVNFFEADKAQRHEMMDVFFQRAQEESDFGKYSSSESYGIIHLMSAILAYEDDLVHFNKLVRSYKATPGNKSKNINNIEDIIH; translated from the coding sequence ATGAAACTTGGCGCCCGCACCTTTAAAACGGGTCTCGCCGTCGCACTATCTATGATCGTCGCCCAATACTTCCGATTCGAAGGAGGAGGTGTCATCGCAGGCATTGCAGCCATCTATTCCACCCAGCCTTCACTTGGCCGTTCCTATACCAACCTGAAGAGCCGGATCATGGCCAATACAATCGGTGGCTTGGTGGCCGTTTTCGTTGTCATGACGCTGGGATACAACATCTATCTCCTCGGTATTTCGGTCATGCTGTTGATCGCCATCCTGAATGCCCTCAAGCTCGAAGACGTGATCGGGCTGTCGATTGTGACATTGATCGTCATCATGGTCGGCACGGATGACAATTTGAAGTTAAGTGCCACCTACCGCGTATTGGAAACATTCATCGGCGTCATCATTGCCTTTTTGGTCAACACATTCGTCGCTCCACCGCGATACGACGAGCGCTTGTACCACACGGTGGATTATGCCACTACCGAGTTTCTGATTTGGATCCGTGCCGGTTTGCGCAAAAACACCGAGTACTCCATCATGAACAACGACCTGAAATGGGCGCGCACGCAGCTCAAAAAAATGGACAATCTCTATCAGTACTTGACCGAAAGCGGTCTGTTCAACAAAAAAAATAAGTACCAGAACAAAAAAATGCTGGTCGTCTACCGCAAAATGATCCAAACGACCCGCTCCGCCTTCCACGTCCTGGAAGTTCTTCACGATTACGAAAATGTTTTTTATCAGTTCCCTGTCGAAATGCGCGTCATGATCCGTGAACGCCTGGAAACCTTGATGAGCGGGCATGAACAGATCATGCTGAAATTCAGCGGACGTGTCCGGGCTAATCAAGTCAACTTCTTTGAAGCTGATAAAGCCCAACGCCATGAAATGATGGACGTCTTTTTCCAGCGCGCCCAGGAAGAAAGTGATTTCGGCAAATACAGCAGTTCCGAAAGCTACGGCATCATCCATCTGATGAGTGCCATCCTGGCATACGAGGACGATTTGGTCCACTTCAACAAATTGGTCCGCAGCTACAAAGCGACTCCGGGCAATAAATCAAAAAACATCAATAATATCGAAGACATCATCCACTAG
- the proC gene encoding pyrroline-5-carboxylate reductase, with product MKKTIGFIGSGNMGGAIIGGLVGSALVAPNQVIVSSQDNESLQALKEQHGIRIAADNRQVAAEADILFLAVKPNVYNIVIDEVKAAIKENVVIVTIAAGKSLSDIEERFGRKVKVVRAMPNTPALVGEGMTGICANEVVNVAELTDVKNIFDSFGRSEMVSEYMMDAVTGVSGSSPALVFMFIESLADGAVRGGMPRQQAYKFAAQAVLGSAKMVLETGKHPGELKDMVCSPGGTTIEAVAELEKNGFRSAVISAVQTTIDKSIAMSNPKEN from the coding sequence ATGAAAAAAACAATCGGATTCATCGGCAGCGGGAATATGGGCGGAGCCATCATCGGCGGGCTTGTCGGTTCTGCGCTTGTCGCACCTAACCAAGTCATCGTTTCCAGCCAAGATAACGAAAGCCTGCAAGCACTGAAGGAGCAACACGGCATCCGCATCGCGGCCGACAACAGACAGGTGGCAGCCGAAGCGGACATCCTCTTCTTGGCCGTCAAACCGAATGTCTACAACATCGTCATCGACGAAGTCAAAGCAGCCATCAAAGAGAACGTAGTCATCGTCACGATTGCAGCCGGAAAAAGCTTAAGCGATATCGAAGAACGCTTCGGCCGCAAAGTGAAAGTTGTCCGCGCCATGCCGAACACCCCTGCTTTGGTCGGCGAAGGCATGACCGGCATCTGCGCCAACGAAGTGGTGAACGTTGCAGAGTTGACGGATGTCAAAAACATCTTCGACAGCTTCGGCCGCAGCGAAATGGTTTCGGAATACATGATGGATGCGGTGACAGGCGTCAGCGGTTCATCCCCTGCCTTGGTATTCATGTTCATCGAATCTTTGGCCGATGGTGCCGTACGCGGCGGTATGCCTCGCCAACAGGCCTACAAATTTGCGGCACAGGCTGTCCTCGGTTCCGCAAAAATGGTGCTGGAAACCGGCAAACATCCAGGCGAACTCAAAGATATGGTCTGCTCTCCAGGCGGAACAACGATCGAAGCCGTTGCGGAATTGGAAAAAAATGGATTCCGCTCCGCTGTCATTTCGGCAGTCCAGACGACCATCGACAAATCCATCGCAATGAGCAACCCGAAAGAAAACTGA
- a CDS encoding glycoside hydrolase family 65 protein, which produces MKRLFDIDPWKIKTAVLDKEEKRLQESLTAIGNGYMGMRGNFEEGYSGDTHEGTYLAGIWYPDKTRVGWWKNGYPEYFGKVINAMNFIAVGILIDGEPLDLAKQPVADFHMELDMRRGVLNRSFIWKSEGDAAEIKFTFQRFVSTSQKELCLLRVTAEVLKGSADLEFHPRLDGNVTNEDANYEEMFWEEAGRTLDAPVSLSAKTIPNPFGIEQFTVTAAMSNRIYGLGQTGSIESGLLVEETFSGIVSAGETAVLDKYVAVVTSRDIPDAEQAFIAKKMASEAAEAGYDLLLAEHEHAWEARWMKADVKITGDDEAQQGIRFNLFQLFSTYYGEDERLNIGPKGFTGEKYGGATYWDTEAYMVPMYLSVAEPKGTRQLLRYRHQQLPGAYHNARQQGLKGALYPMVTFTGIECHNEWEITFEEIHRNGAIAHAIHNYTNYTGDESYLVETGIDVLVGISRFWADRVHFSKRNQKYMIHGVTGPNEYENNVSNNYHTNNMATWTLQYTLDALKKASPEKWADHGLTETETDHWQDIIARMYYPYDEELGVFVQHDTFLDKDLRPADTLDPSERPLNQHWSWDKILRSPFIKQADVLQSIYFLNDRYSMEEKRRNFDFYEPMTVHESSLSPSVHAVLAAELGKEEKAVELYARTARLDLDNYNNDTDDGLHITSMSGAWLAIVQGFAGMRVKEGFLHFKPFVPKNWQGYDFKINFRGSLLDVEVNEGEVILTVEEGPELAVYLYDELVQVKGSRRH; this is translated from the coding sequence ATGAAAAGACTGTTTGATATCGATCCATGGAAAATAAAGACAGCTGTACTGGATAAAGAAGAGAAACGGCTGCAGGAAAGCCTGACCGCGATCGGCAATGGGTATATGGGGATGCGCGGAAATTTTGAGGAAGGCTACTCAGGCGATACCCATGAAGGGACCTACTTGGCGGGCATCTGGTATCCCGACAAAACGCGTGTGGGCTGGTGGAAGAACGGATATCCGGAATACTTCGGCAAAGTCATCAACGCCATGAACTTCATTGCTGTCGGCATCCTCATCGATGGAGAACCGCTTGATTTGGCGAAGCAGCCTGTCGCGGATTTTCATATGGAATTGGACATGCGCCGAGGCGTATTGAACCGCAGCTTCATTTGGAAAAGCGAGGGAGATGCTGCAGAAATCAAGTTCACTTTCCAACGCTTCGTCAGCACCTCGCAGAAGGAACTTTGCCTTTTGCGGGTAACGGCAGAAGTGCTGAAAGGGTCCGCTGACCTGGAATTCCATCCGCGTCTGGACGGTAACGTGACGAACGAAGATGCGAATTACGAGGAGATGTTCTGGGAGGAGGCCGGCCGTACGCTGGATGCGCCAGTCAGCCTGAGCGCCAAAACGATTCCGAATCCGTTCGGTATCGAGCAGTTCACGGTCACAGCAGCGATGAGCAACCGTATTTACGGATTGGGACAGACGGGCAGCATTGAAAGCGGGCTTTTAGTAGAAGAAACTTTTTCCGGGATCGTTTCCGCAGGCGAAACGGCAGTCTTGGACAAGTACGTGGCCGTCGTCACCAGCCGGGACATTCCGGATGCCGAGCAGGCGTTCATCGCCAAGAAGATGGCCAGTGAAGCAGCTGAGGCAGGCTACGATCTTTTGCTCGCCGAACATGAACATGCTTGGGAAGCGAGATGGATGAAAGCGGACGTGAAAATAACGGGCGATGATGAAGCGCAGCAGGGAATCCGCTTCAATCTTTTCCAACTGTTTTCTACTTATTATGGAGAGGATGAACGCTTGAATATCGGACCGAAAGGCTTCACAGGAGAAAAATACGGCGGCGCCACCTATTGGGATACGGAGGCATACATGGTGCCGATGTACCTTTCCGTGGCCGAACCGAAAGGGACCCGCCAATTGTTGCGCTATCGCCATCAGCAGTTGCCGGGTGCCTACCATAACGCGCGCCAGCAGGGGTTGAAAGGCGCATTGTATCCGATGGTCACTTTCACGGGAATCGAATGCCACAATGAGTGGGAAATCACTTTCGAAGAAATCCACCGCAACGGGGCAATCGCGCATGCCATCCATAATTACACAAATTATACTGGCGATGAAAGCTACCTAGTCGAGACGGGAATCGATGTCCTTGTCGGGATTTCCCGGTTCTGGGCGGATCGAGTCCATTTTTCCAAACGCAATCAAAAATACATGATCCATGGCGTGACCGGACCGAATGAATACGAAAACAACGTAAGCAATAATTACCACACCAATAATATGGCGACTTGGACGCTGCAGTACACGCTGGACGCGCTCAAGAAAGCGTCCCCGGAAAAATGGGCAGATCACGGCCTGACGGAAACGGAAACGGATCATTGGCAGGATATCATTGCGCGGATGTATTATCCGTATGATGAGGAACTGGGCGTTTTTGTCCAGCACGATACATTCCTGGATAAAGACCTTCGCCCGGCCGATACGTTGGATCCGAGCGAAAGGCCATTGAATCAGCACTGGTCTTGGGATAAAATCCTGCGCTCTCCGTTCATCAAACAAGCGGATGTCCTGCAGAGCATCTACTTCCTGAACGACCGCTACAGCATGGAAGAAAAGAGACGAAATTTTGATTTCTATGAACCGATGACTGTGCATGAATCTTCTTTGTCACCGTCTGTGCATGCTGTTTTGGCTGCGGAACTCGGCAAAGAAGAAAAAGCGGTCGAATTGTACGCGCGCACCGCAAGGTTGGATCTGGACAACTACAATAATGACACGGATGACGGGCTCCACATCACTTCGATGAGCGGCGCCTGGTTGGCTATCGTCCAAGGCTTTGCCGGAATGCGCGTGAAAGAGGGCTTCCTGCACTTTAAACCTTTCGTTCCGAAAAATTGGCAAGGCTATGACTTTAAGATCAATTTCCGCGGCAGCCTGCTTGATGTGGAAGTGAATGAGGGAGAAGTGATCCTTACCGTTGAGGAAGGGCCGGAGCTTGCTGTATACTTGTATGATGAATTGGTTCAGGTGAAGGGAAGCCGTCGTCATTAA
- a CDS encoding alpha-amylase family glycosyl hydrolase translates to MAKDTFLNLRNEIIYCIYVRNHTPEGTFNAIIPDLPRIKGLGADIIWFMPIHPIGETKRKGLEGSPYAIKDYRAVNPAYGTMDDFKALAAAIRDLGMKVMIDVVYNHTSPDSRLVEQHPEWFYRRPNGEMGNKVGEWYDIVDLDYSHPELWDYQIETLKQWATIVDGFRCDVASLVPVDFWVRARKEVAEVKTGVVWLAESVHPSFLRMNRDRGNIGHSDSELYEAFDITYDYDVHDFQQAYFWGEISLKNYLDVLLFQDGIYPVNYVKLRFLENHDHPRIRSKVEDIGRLRNWTAFTYFQKGTLLLFGGQETATAHLPDLFEKDPIAWTHDEDLTPLLQGLQRFKREAAVREGSYDLTAATGSETVIGHYRHGNERLTGIFCLDGKAANVAVDLPDGDYRNLLDDQEYQVREGLLETRSTPILIKSYGEALLTEV, encoded by the coding sequence ATGGCGAAAGACACATTCTTGAACTTGCGGAATGAAATCATCTATTGCATTTATGTGCGTAACCACACACCTGAAGGGACTTTTAACGCCATCATCCCGGATCTGCCACGGATCAAGGGGCTGGGGGCCGACATCATCTGGTTCATGCCGATCCATCCCATCGGCGAAACGAAGCGCAAAGGATTGGAGGGCAGTCCCTATGCCATCAAAGATTACCGCGCCGTCAATCCTGCCTACGGAACGATGGACGACTTCAAAGCGCTGGCCGCCGCAATCCGCGATCTGGGCATGAAGGTGATGATCGATGTCGTCTACAACCACACTTCGCCGGATTCGCGGCTTGTCGAACAGCATCCGGAGTGGTTTTACCGCAGGCCGAACGGCGAAATGGGCAATAAAGTCGGCGAGTGGTACGACATCGTCGACTTGGACTACAGCCATCCGGAATTGTGGGATTATCAGATTGAAACATTGAAGCAATGGGCAACAATCGTGGATGGCTTCCGTTGCGATGTGGCGAGTCTCGTACCTGTGGACTTTTGGGTGCGTGCCAGAAAGGAAGTCGCGGAAGTCAAAACAGGTGTTGTCTGGTTGGCCGAATCGGTCCATCCTAGTTTTCTGAGGATGAATAGGGATCGCGGCAATATCGGCCATTCCGACAGCGAATTGTATGAAGCCTTCGACATCACCTACGACTATGATGTGCACGATTTTCAACAAGCTTACTTTTGGGGAGAAATCAGCCTCAAAAATTATCTGGATGTCCTTTTGTTCCAGGACGGCATCTACCCCGTGAACTATGTCAAACTGCGTTTCCTGGAGAACCATGATCATCCGCGCATCCGCTCAAAAGTCGAAGACATCGGCAGGCTGCGGAATTGGACTGCCTTTACCTACTTCCAGAAAGGGACCCTGCTGCTCTTCGGTGGACAGGAGACCGCGACGGCGCATCTGCCGGATCTGTTCGAAAAGGATCCGATTGCGTGGACTCATGATGAGGATCTGACGCCTTTGCTGCAGGGGCTGCAACGTTTCAAAAGGGAAGCGGCAGTTCGGGAGGGGAGTTATGACCTGACGGCAGCCACCGGATCGGAGACGGTGATCGGCCATTACCGGCACGGAAATGAAAGGCTGACAGGCATCTTCTGCCTGGACGGGAAAGCGGCCAACGTCGCCGTCGATTTGCCTGACGGTGATTACCGGAATCTGCTGGATGACCAAGAGTACCAAGTCCGTGAAGGGTTGCTGGAAACCCGAAGTACGCCGATCCTGATCAAGAGCTACGGCGAAGCGCTGCTGACAGAAGTCTGA
- the perR gene encoding peroxide-responsive transcriptional repressor PerR encodes MHHTIVNDSIEKMKNANIRITPQRYAILEYLVESKMHPTADDIYKALADRFPNMSAATVYNNLRLFVKIGFVKELAYGDASSRFDFSNTQHYHAICESCGKIVDLYYPVLDDVEMVAENLTGFQVSHHRMEVYGICPECQEKGVQKEDIDDGAEAAGHHHHHH; translated from the coding sequence ATGCACCATACAATCGTAAATGATTCAATCGAAAAAATGAAAAACGCAAATATCCGAATTACACCACAACGTTACGCGATTTTGGAATATTTGGTCGAGTCCAAGATGCATCCGACAGCAGATGATATCTACAAAGCTTTGGCCGATCGTTTTCCGAATATGAGCGCAGCCACTGTTTACAACAACTTGAGACTTTTTGTGAAAATCGGATTTGTGAAGGAATTGGCTTATGGGGATGCTTCAAGCCGATTTGACTTTAGCAACACGCAACATTACCACGCTATCTGCGAAAGTTGCGGAAAAATCGTCGACCTTTATTATCCGGTATTGGATGATGTGGAGATGGTTGCCGAGAATTTGACCGGTTTCCAAGTCAGCCATCACCGCATGGAAGTCTACGGCATCTGTCCTGAGTGCCAGGAAAAAGGCGTCCAAAAAGAAGATATCGATGATGGAGCCGAAGCTGCCGGGCATCATCACCACCATCATTAA